AGCTCAATTCTTTAACCCATCTTGATCTGAGTCATGTATTGAATCTTGAGAATTCTCATTACTTGTTCCAAATAGTTGCTAATCTGTCCAACCTAAGAGAGCTAAGTCTAACCAATTGTAACTTTTCGGATCATTCCATCTCTTCATTTTATCCTTTCAAgttcaaatcatcaaattcctTATCTGTCTTTGATCTTTCTTTGAACCACTTCACTTCATCCATGATATTCCACTGGGTGTCAAATGTCACCTCAAACCTCATTGAGCTCAACCTCAGTGATAATAACCTCTTTGAGGATCATGTATCAAATAATTTTTGCATGGCAATGAATTCTCTTGAGAACCTTGACTTAAGAGATAATAAACTCAAGGGGAGCGACATGAAGTTGTTATCGAGTATCTGCACTCTTCGATCATTATACTTGTCCCAAAACAATTTTACTGAAGATCTTGCATCAATTCTTCATAATTTGTCAGCTGGCTGTATGAGGGACTCACTAGAAGAATTGGATTTGGGCAATAATCAAATCACTGGCTCATTACCTGACCTTTCAATCTTTCCATTCTTAAAGCAGTTAGATCTTTCACTCAATCGGCTAAGCGGAAAGATAGCTGAACACATAACATTGCCATCTCAGTTGGAATCATTTTCAGTCTCAGTAAACTCTTTAGAAGGTGTAGTTCCAAATTCATTTGGGAACACATGTACCTTGAGgtcattatatttttcaatgaaCAATTTGAGTAAGGAGCTTTCATTGATAATTCACCACTTATCTGGCTGTGCTAGAAATTCACTCCAAGAATTGCATCTAGATGATAATCAAATTTATGGCACATTGCCTGACCTCTCAATATTCCCATCTTTaaagaaattatctcttgatgCAAATATGCTAAATGGGAGGATTCCTCAAAATATTCAATTTCCACCACAATTGGAGACTTTGTACATGGGATCAACTTCTTTGGAAGGTGTGATTACCAGTCATCATTTTGCTAATATGTCAAAGTTGAAGGTGCTGGATTTGTCTGACAACTCATTGTTCTTGACATTTAGCAATAATTGGGTTCCTTCTTTTCAACTGAGAGAGATATACTTGAGAAATTGCAAGTTAGGTCCATCTTTTCCCAAATGGTTGCAAACACAAGATAACTTGTTGAGCCTTGATATTTCTAATGCTGGAATTTCAGATGTTGTTCCACACTGGTTTTGGAACCTACCATCATGGAAGCTAGAATCAATCAACATTTCATACAACAATCTTACAGGTACTATTCCAAATTTTCCAGTAAGATTTAGTGAATACCCATCGATATCTCTAGCTACTAATCAATTCGAAGGTCCGATCCCACCGTTCTTGCGAAGAGCTATCTCCCTTGATCTGTCTGATAATAAATTTTCAGACTTTGATTTGTTTGCATGTGCCAATGGTATAGTTGAACAATTAGGAAAATTGGATTTTTCAGATAATCATCTATCTGGAAAAATTCCAAATTGTTGGAGCAAGTTCAAGTCTTTAGGCTATATAGATTTGAGTAATAATAATTTGTCTGGAGAAGTTCCTACCTCAATAGGATCAGCTCTTCAACTTCAAGTGTTGATGTTGAGAAACAATCACTTAACTGGGGAGCTACCATTCTCATTAAGGAGTTGCACAAAATTAGTAATGTTAGATGCAGGGGAAAATGAACTATCAGGGGTTATACCTTCTTGGATCGGGGGCGACTTACAACAATTGCAGATGTTGATCTTGCGAAGAAATCGCTTCTATGGAGGTTTACCATTGTCTCTTTGTCACTTAGCAAATATTCACCTTTTGGATATTTCTTCTAACAATCTAAAGGGACAAATTCCTACATGCTTCAAGAACTTCACTGCAATGATTAAGGGAATGGTTTCAGCAATGCCCTATGATGATCATACTTATTTTGTCAACAATACTTTGCAAGGAGCCTCTGATTTTCTCATGGCAGAAGGAGAACAATAtgatttaattactctgttgatGTGGAAAGGTGTGGAACGGATGTTGAAAAATGACAAGTTACTTTTAAAGGGCATTGATCTATCAAGCAATCAGTTATCAGGAGAAATTCCAACAGAACTTGTGAGTTTGGTTGAATTGGTTACCTTGAATTTATCAAGAAATAATTTATCAGGTGAAATTCCTCTAAAAATTGGTAATCTTGCATCACTAGAATTTCTTGATTTGTCTAGAAACCATCTATTTGGTTTGATTCCTTCTAGTCTTACACAAATCAACCGTTTGTCTATGTTGGATTTGTCTCATAACAATTTGTCTGGAGAGATTCCAATTAGCACACAATTGCAGAGTTTCAATGCCTCAAGTTATGAAGAAAACCAAGATCTTTGTGGGCCACCTCTTGAGAAAATGTGTTTCAAAGGAAAATCATGGCAAACATCTTCAGCAAAAACCAAAGAAGATGATCATGATCCTTTCTACCAAGCATTTTACATGAGCATGGGATTGGGATTTTTTGTTGGATTTTGGGGCATCTTTGGCACCATTCTGTTCAATCGCTTTTGGAGACATGCTTACTTCAAATTCTTGAACAAGTTGACAGACAAAGTTATGTCAAGGTGGTATTAAGTGCGGTTGAATGCACCAAGTTGTTTGAACTATGAAGGCTAGCTTCATTTCATTGGTAATGTTTTGTGACacctaaaaaagaaaattgaatgtGTGATGCTTTGTAACAATTTTGCCTTTCACTTGTCTCATTCTTTAACGAGAAAGTTTAAGTGGAAAGGTGGGGTTTGGTAATGTGTATCATATAGGTGTTTTGCATTTGTGCTTTAATACTTtgataaatgacaaataaaaaataacttaatgtGTTatgttttttacttttaaaagcCAGATGTattgatatattatttaaaaattataattttaatataattctataaattgaaagtaaaaaaaaaatgcttTAACTTTTAGCTTTTGTTCCATATATTTGTAGCATATAAGATGCATCATGCATGTGTACAAACATAGATATATAATTACAATAATTATGTTGACCGCAACTCCACAAGGTTAAGCCATTGACTAGGTCGATTGCATTGCAGGATTGCAGCTTCGACGTAATTTAATCAgagttaaaagtaaataaaaaagctGCTGTAGATATCAAGAGTAGACATATATAATTCAGAGTCCGTTGAACTTGTTTTGCACTCACTTCAGAATTTCTAGTCAAAGCAACTTGCTTGTATTGTTGATGAATTATGAGTTTGAGCGCAATCATGCCGATGAATGCGAGTTGTGGAGCCATATTACTTACAGTTATGGTGGTGTCGATGTTGCATGTTGGAGTTGTTACGAGTGGGTGCATAGAGAGGGAGAGGCAAGCACTGCTGGATTTCAAGGCAGCCGTGGTTGATGACTACGGCATGCTCTCTTCGTGGAAGGGTCGTGATTGCTGCCACTGGAACGGTGTTGGCTGCAGCAACCTCACTGCCCATGTTATCAGTCTCGACCTTCACGGTGACGTCATCTTAACGAGATATTCCTACTTAGAACGACTTTTGAGAGGTAAGATTCCCAGCTCGTTAGTGGAATTGCAGCATCTGAGGTACTTGAACCTCAGTGTcaatcgttttgaagataaccATATCCCTGAATTCTTTGGTAACCTCACCAGCTTGAGGTATCTTGATTTGTCATTTTGTCACTTTGGTGG
The Arachis duranensis cultivar V14167 chromosome 5, aradu.V14167.gnm2.J7QH, whole genome shotgun sequence genome window above contains:
- the LOC107490842 gene encoding receptor-like protein EIX2, which translates into the protein MCFMLQVVDLVCSKENAKCIESEREALLQFKAAMVDDFGVLSSWKEKSNCCQWKGVHCSRLTGHVQRLDLSSEAEYIELRGKIPESLLELQHLRYLNFTGIHSQDNHIPEFFGSLRNLRYLDLSHCGFGGKIPTQFGSLSHLRYLNLQANLLEGSIPFQLGNLSKLQYLNLDVNDLEGTIPSQIGNLSSLQELYLFNFGTLKNGDGGGQWLSKLNSLTHLDLSHVLNLENSHYLFQIVANLSNLRELSLTNCNFSDHSISSFYPFKFKSSNSLSVFDLSLNHFTSSMIFHWVSNVTSNLIELNLSDNNLFEDHVSNNFCMAMNSLENLDLRDNKLKGSDMKLLSSICTLRSLYLSQNNFTEDLASILHNLSAGCMRDSLEELDLGNNQITGSLPDLSIFPFLKQLDLSLNRLSGKIAEHITLPSQLESFSVSVNSLEGVVPNSFGNTCTLRSLYFSMNNLSKELSLIIHHLSGCARNSLQELHLDDNQIYGTLPDLSIFPSLKKLSLDANMLNGRIPQNIQFPPQLETLYMGSTSLEGVITSHHFANMSKLKVLDLSDNSLFLTFSNNWVPSFQLREIYLRNCKLGPSFPKWLQTQDNLLSLDISNAGISDVVPHWFWNLPSWKLESINISYNNLTGTIPNFPVRFSEYPSISLATNQFEGPIPPFLRRAISLDLSDNKFSDFDLFACANGIVEQLGKLDFSDNHLSGKIPNCWSKFKSLGYIDLSNNNLSGEVPTSIGSALQLQVLMLRNNHLTGELPFSLRSCTKLVMLDAGENELSGVIPSWIGGDLQQLQMLILRRNRFYGGLPLSLCHLANIHLLDISSNNLKGQIPTCFKNFTAMIKGMVSAMPYDDHTYFVNNTLQGASDFLMAEGEQYDLITLLMWKGVERMLKNDKLLLKGIDLSSNQLSGEIPTELVSLVELVTLNLSRNNLSGEIPLKIGNLASLEFLDLSRNHLFGLIPSSLTQINRLSMLDLSHNNLSGEIPISTQLQSFNASSYEENQDLCGPPLEKMCFKGKSWQTSSAKTKEDDHDPFYQAFYMSMGLGFFVGFWGIFGTILFNRFWRHAYFKFLNKLTDKVMSRWY